The Candidatus Poribacteria bacterium genomic sequence CCACATATCGACAACAACGATAGCGGTTTCAGAGGTGTTCCAATTGATTTCTTCTTCAATGACGCGCCAGCCGTTTCTGCCGACTGTCCGTGCTTCCTGTCGGCGGGTTGAGAGCGATAGCGTTCCAGTTGCTGAAAAGGTATGGCTTAGTAGGTTAAGTAGCATCGGTTTCTACTCCTTTTCGTAAAACATAAGCGTCTTTATACCGTCCGTAGTAATTTTTTCGGATGCCACAGATGCGGAACCCGAACTGCCGGTAGAGATATTGTGCCGGTAAATTGCTAACGGCGACCTCTAAGAAAACCTCGTGTCCATCGTATGCCTGTATTGTTTCCAAGGCAGAGGCGAGCAGGTATCTACCGATACCTTGCCGCCGATAGACAGCCGGTACCGCGAGGTTCAGGACCTGTGCTTCTTCATGGAGAATAGTGAACACAATGTAGCCAACGAGGGTATTTTCACGCCGTGCGACGTAAACATGTTCGTACGACTTGGGTTGCTTCAGAGACAACGTGAAGTCGGCTTCGCTCCACGGATTGTCAAAGCATTCATTTTCGATTTCCAGGACCTTCTGTAGGTCGCACAAGCACATCGGTTCAAACGTGAGATTTTGGGTCGTCATTTGCGTAGATAGATGTAGGAAAATTGAAGAGCATCGCAGTTTATTTCGCTTTCATAAAGATAGCGAAAGTATAGCATAATGTAGGAAGGGATGTCAAATGATTAGAGTTACAGAGTTATGAACGCAGTGGTGAAAAAACAACAAAACATCAAACACCACAGAATTTTCGATTCTCTCAAAATTGACCGAAAACCTAAGCTGCCAAAGGGTTGAGAAGCGATTTTGAAAATTTCATGGGTGGTTAAATCGGTCAAAATTCTGTTATTTTCTGTTGTGAATTCGACACGTCATTGCGTCTTTTAAGGTGACAGAAGTAGAAGATATTAGCAACTTTGAGAGAGAATAAAACCAATATGTGAATTATAAATATACTATAAGTTAACTATCATAATGCGTATTGATATGTTATTAGAATATACTTCGTTCTGTCGGTTGCATGGGATAAATCGTTCCTACAGAAGAACTGAATGCCTTTGATTTAGCGGTTTTTCGGTGTTGTTTTTTTTCGAGAAGTCTGTTATAATTTGCTTATGTGGAATTCGTGTAGAAGAAGGAGCATATCATGAAAGACTTTGGTTTTACAGGTGGGCGTCCGGATCCGTATACATTTCCGACAGAGGGTTTAATTGCGGCGAGCGAAAAGGCACTCCGTAAGTTAGGCGGCGATCTGGTTAACTATCCGGGTGAATCTGGTTATGAGGGTTTGCGTGAACTGGCATCAATGCGGTTTGAACGACGTGAAGGTGTCCCGCTCCCGATAGATAACATTTCAATTACCTCCGGCTCCATGCAGGCGTTGGAATTGGTATTGGGAACGCTTATCAACCCCGGCGATACGGTATTGACAGAGGAATACACTTATAGTGGGACCCTCGGTATCATGCGCCATTTCAAAGCAAACATTGTTGGCGTGCCGATGGATTATATTGATGGGATGGACATGGATGCGCTGGAAGCGAAACTCAAGGAGCTCAAGCAGAAAAATATCCGTCCGTCGTTGATTTACACGACATCGAACCATCAGAACCCGACAGGGGCGATTCTCTCGCTTGAACGCCGACATCGGATGTTGGCTTTAGCGGAAGAATATGATACATTAATTGTTGAAGACGATTGCTACGGCGATATTGACTTCACATCAACCCCTACACCCGCTGCGCTTTTTAAGTTAGATACTGCAAATCGGGTGATCTTTATTGCCACTTTCTCGAAAATCTTGGGTGCGGGTGTTCGTCAAGGTTATTTCGTGGCGAGACAGCCGTATTACGGACAGATCCATCAAAACCGATGGGACGGTGGAACGAGTGCGCTCGCGAGTGCGATCGTTGCTGAATTCTTCATGGAACACCTCGAATCACACCTCGTGAAGACGAATGCTGCTGTTGGTGCGAAATGTCGCGCAGTGGTAGATACACTTGATAAGCACGTCAGCGACCTCTGCACATGGACACGACCGCGCGGTGGACTTTTCCTTTGGATAGATTTACCGGAAACGACAGACCTAAACAAATTACAGGAACTCGCTTCGGCAAAAGGGGTTGGCTATAGTAATGGGAGTGCTTTCCATTATGCAAACGAACCTGTAAAAGCGATTCGACTTGCTTATGCTTACTGCCATGTGGACGATGTTCCTGAAGGGATTACTTACCTGTGTGAGGCTATTCGAGCGGCGCAGGTGAGTTCGGCAGACGTAGCAGCAGGAGATTAGTATTCTATAGACATATCACCCCTAATGAAGATTAAGAATTTAATTGGGTAATGTATGTGTTCATTGTCTGAATCACGGAGAACACGGAGGACGCGGAGGACACGGAAATTGTGGCGTGCGGGGTGTTCATCGTCTGAAGCAGGATTTACAGGATTCTAAGGATTCACAGGATTATGGAGTCTTCTTGATTGAAAACTGTGCTTTATAGAATTACCCAAATATTTTATTAAACTGCATACGGGGTGAGGAAAGAGACGAAAACCCTTTCTGAAATGTGCAAAACTCGTTAGTAGCAACTTGGGTTATTTATAGACATAGCACTCCTACGGAGTGCGGTCCCTTAAATACACCGTTTCTATAGACATATCACCCCTACGGGGTGAGGAAAGTATCCGAAAAACCGTGTTAGAATGCCAAAAATCCGCTGGTAGCAACTTGGGTTATAAGAAGGGATTTTCAAAAAATTTGAAAATTCTCGTGCCTAATGTCATCTACCAGTTAGATAAAAACGTTACAGTTTTACAAGAGAGTTTATCGCGTGCGGGTCTTGTTGTGTGAAAAATCTATCGGTATGGGAAAGGAGTCGAATTTTTGCGTAATATTATTCTCATTTCATTGGATACGTTGCGGGCATCGAGTATGAGTTGCTACGGGCATCGCAACTTGACGACACCGCATCTTGATGCGCTTGCGGAGGGATCGGTGCTTTTTGAGAAGTGTATCAGTCCACATATCCCCACGCACCCTGCCCATACAACCATATTTACTGGCAAGGATGTTTTGTCGCACCAAATTATTACGCAGGGTGGAACGCTTAACCTCGCAACGGACGTGCAGACGATTCCAGAGTTACTGAGTGAGGCGGGCTATTTCACCGTTGCAGCGGACAATTTGGGACGTTGGTTCCAGCGCGGTTTCCCTGAAGCACAGTATCGCGGTTACCGGTGGGAGACGGGCTACCGCAATGCCCGAAAGGCGGAAGCGGTCAACCAGACAGCGATCGAACTCTTGGACCTCGCCCAAGCGCAAGACAAACCTTGGTTCGCCTTTCTCCACTACTGGGATCCACACACGCCTTATCTGCCACCGCTGCCATTCGAGCGAATGTTTTATAGTGGAGACGAATGTGATCCGAACAATCAAAGCATGGACGCTGTCTATGCATGTGAGCCTTTTACGGACTATTTTCGTCAATGGATGTGCACACCGGATCCCGCGGACCCAGATAACATTGCCAAAAAACGACTTTGGACGGACAGGCGGTATGTGAACGCGCAATACGATGCTTCGATCGCTTATATGGACGCATGCCTCGCGCAGTTGTTCCGATACCTACACGACTGCGGGCAGCTTGAGGAGACGCTACTGATTATCACTGCTGACCACGGTGAAGAACTTGATGAACACGAACTCTGGTATGATCATCATGGGCTTTATGAGACGAATTGCCATGTGCCGTTGATCGTTCACTGCCCCGCGCTTATTCATGAGGGACAGCGGCTTGGAGGGCTTGTCCGCCTTACCGATATTGCTCCGACGATCCTTGATTATGCGGGACTCACCGCAGTGGCGGAACGTGAACAGATGGACGGCACAAGTATGCGTGCCTTGATGGAGAACGGTACGCACGATGGGACGACAGAAGCGGTCTATCTGACCGAGTGTGGATGGATGAAAAAGCGAGGCTGGCAGACGCAGAAATGGAAATTGATTGTTGAAACCGGTGGTACACCGGCTGTCTACAATACGCCGGATTTAGAACTCTACGATCTTGAAGAGGATCCAGATGAGGTCTACAATCTGGCTGAAGAAGCGGATGATGTTGTTGAACGTTTGAAAGCCGATATGGCGGCGTTTCTGCAACGTCGACTTGCTGAGACGGGACTGCCCGATCCAACGGTTGAACAAGAGATTACTATGCGGCGCATCGGTGATAAATCCAAAGCAGTGCCGCTTTAGAGGGGAACATCGTGAGATATAGAGGTAAATTGTATCCTATTTGTGCCGTTTTCAGTCGCTCCTTCTATAATAGCCTGATACGAGCACAAGGAGTGTTCGTGCTTCTTGCGATGATGTTCGTTTTCACGAGTTGCGCTGCGTTGGAGGAAGCACAGCGACGCCGCGAGAAACGGATCCTCGAAGAACGGAATGCGACTTCGCTCATGCTCCAACCCTCGAAAGCAAAGTTTGAGATTAGAGAGGATGGGACATTCGAGAGCGATCACTACACCCTCAAGTTTGCCGAAGATTTGATAGTACATGAAGGATTCGACGAGGCGGAGAAGCGGGAATTGTTCGCCGAAAGTGCGCTCGGTTATATGGAAAGTCTTTACGACGCGATGAATCGACTCTTCGGTTTTAAACCGAAGCATAAAATTCACGTGACACTGCATCACCTCTACAGAGGCACCAATCTCGCAGCGTATACGCGTACGGACTATCGTTCAGGTATGGCAGACGGACGGTATGTGAAGTTTGTTAACGGTATTCAGATGGATTTCCCGATGCGGATGTATGAAAAACACGGGGTGCGAGTCCATGAGTTGACACATGCCTTTACGAATATCTATTTTCTACCGGTATGGTTCTCGGAAGGCATTGCTGTCCTGATTCAGACGGAGTATGCGAAAGGCGGGTTACATCCTAAATTTGATAGCCTTGAGGCGGATTTGGAGATTGATCTTGATGGCGTGAATCAATTGGAGAGTTGGGGCGGACATACTGATAACGATCCGCTGACGCAATGGCGATACAGATATTCGTACACGCTCGTTGCGGAACTGTGGGAGAAGTACGGTGCAGATTTTTATATCAGGGTTTTTCGGTTGATGGAAGGGGATGGTCTCCATCAAAAGCTGGCGGGGAATATGAAGACGAGTTTTCTGGTTTATTATTTCAGTGAAGCGGCGGGTGAGGATCTGGTGCCGTTCTTTAGGAAATTGCATTTCAAGGTGCGCAGACTGACAAAAGAGGACATCCTTAAGCAGATTGAAGAGAATAGAGCGAGTAGTC encodes the following:
- the rimI gene encoding ribosomal protein S18-alanine N-acetyltransferase, with translation MTTQNLTFEPMCLCDLQKVLEIENECFDNPWSEADFTLSLKQPKSYEHVYVARRENTLVGYIVFTILHEEAQVLNLAVPAVYRRQGIGRYLLASALETIQAYDGHEVFLEVAVSNLPAQYLYRQFGFRICGIRKNYYGRYKDAYVLRKGVETDAT
- a CDS encoding PLP-dependent aminotransferase family protein; the encoded protein is MKDFGFTGGRPDPYTFPTEGLIAASEKALRKLGGDLVNYPGESGYEGLRELASMRFERREGVPLPIDNISITSGSMQALELVLGTLINPGDTVLTEEYTYSGTLGIMRHFKANIVGVPMDYIDGMDMDALEAKLKELKQKNIRPSLIYTTSNHQNPTGAILSLERRHRMLALAEEYDTLIVEDDCYGDIDFTSTPTPAALFKLDTANRVIFIATFSKILGAGVRQGYFVARQPYYGQIHQNRWDGGTSALASAIVAEFFMEHLESHLVKTNAAVGAKCRAVVDTLDKHVSDLCTWTRPRGGLFLWIDLPETTDLNKLQELASAKGVGYSNGSAFHYANEPVKAIRLAYAYCHVDDVPEGITYLCEAIRAAQVSSADVAAGD
- a CDS encoding sulfatase, which translates into the protein MRNIILISLDTLRASSMSCYGHRNLTTPHLDALAEGSVLFEKCISPHIPTHPAHTTIFTGKDVLSHQIITQGGTLNLATDVQTIPELLSEAGYFTVAADNLGRWFQRGFPEAQYRGYRWETGYRNARKAEAVNQTAIELLDLAQAQDKPWFAFLHYWDPHTPYLPPLPFERMFYSGDECDPNNQSMDAVYACEPFTDYFRQWMCTPDPADPDNIAKKRLWTDRRYVNAQYDASIAYMDACLAQLFRYLHDCGQLEETLLIITADHGEELDEHELWYDHHGLYETNCHVPLIVHCPALIHEGQRLGGLVRLTDIAPTILDYAGLTAVAEREQMDGTSMRALMENGTHDGTTEAVYLTECGWMKKRGWQTQKWKLIVETGGTPAVYNTPDLELYDLEEDPDEVYNLAEEADDVVERLKADMAAFLQRRLAETGLPDPTVEQEITMRRIGDKSKAVPL